Proteins co-encoded in one Brassica rapa cultivar Chiifu-401-42 chromosome A02, CAAS_Brap_v3.01, whole genome shotgun sequence genomic window:
- the LOC103852551 gene encoding nucleolar protein 14, which yields MGKKKNQSNKKPDKQGGKKMGPDAVAMKAKAKKADNPFESIWARRKFDVLGKKRKGEERRVGLSRSRAVDKRKNTLLKEYEQSLKSSVFMDKRIGEHDNELGEFDKGVIRSQRARQLKAKKSMYNLSDGEEDVYGDGALGESSSARDDFDSVHLSDEDLRDDGVEDAGSMRVRHRHKDSPEEEERRKSKKEVMDEIIMKSKLGKMEKAKHKEEKEKLLDDLNKELMSLENSDAMKSLTQDFTVKDEPHDKYAMYMDDLASDRRGRPTDRTKTPEEIAQEEREKLEELEEKRKKRMQETDDLSDEDEETGGEESSKRLRVISGDDLGDSFSVDAEQPKKGWIDEVLEREGDDEDSESEGEEEDDDDDDEESDGGDEKQRKGHPLKDWEQSDDELEAELEGDDDDDEDDDEEEDDDDEEEEAEPIVHKKSKKDSSAPTKGKGSSGTVKQSTNMKKLSSTQHDIPYVIHAPKSFEELIALVEDRSNADVVTIVNRIRTTDSIKLAAENRKKMQVFYGILLQYFAVLANKKPLNIELLNMLVKPLIEMSGEIPYFAAICARQRLLKTRAQFCEAIKNPEDGCWPSLKTLFLLRLWSMIFPCSDYRHAVMTPSILLMCEYLMRCPISSGRDIAIGSFLCSIVLLVAKQSKKFCPEAILFIRTLLMAASDKNLPPSEESEFYHFMELKTLTPFLCIQDDVKEVVPLNFLKIMDQPADSPYFSSDEFRASILSSVVETLRGFVEINGGLSSFPEMFMPISTLLHQVGNQEKIPQTLREKLEDAAELIEKKTEEHQKQRKPLAMRKQKPVAIRMVNPKFEENFAKGRDYDPDKYRSDMKKLKKKLNEERKGVVRELRKDSYFMSDVKAKEKAVHEQERAEKHGKNLAFLQEQEHAFKSGQLGKGKGNKKRKR from the exons atggggaagaagaagaaccaatcTAATAAGAAACCAGACAAACAAGGCGGTAAAAAGATGGGACCAGACGCAGTGGCCATGAAAGCCAAGGCCAAGAAGGCGGACAACCCATTCGAATCGATCTGGGCTCGCCGCAAGTTCGACGTCCTCGGGAAGAAGCGCAAAGGCGAGGAACGCCGCGTGGGTCTCTCCAGGTCCCGCGCCGTCGACAAGAGGAAGAACACGCTGCTTAAAGAGTACGAGCAGAGCTTGAAGTCTTCGGTTTTTATGGATAAGCGTATCGGAGAGCATGATAACGAGCTTGGGGAGTTCGATAAAGGTGTAATCCGATCTCAGAGAGCTCGTCAG TTGAAAGCGAAGAAGAGTATGTATAACTTGTCTGATGGGGAGGAAGATGTTTATGGAGATGGTGCTCTTGGTGAATCTTCTTCTGCAAGGGATGATTTTGATTCTGTACATTTGTCTGATGAAGATCTTCGGGATGATGGTGTTGAAGACGCTGGATCAATGA GAGTGAGGCATCGGCACAAAGACTCGCCTGAAGAGGAAGAG AGGCGTAAGAGCAAGAAGGAAGTCATGGATGAGATCATCATGAAGAGCAAACTTGGCAAG ATGGAGAAAGCTAAGCACAAGGAGGAAAAGGAGAAGTTGTTGGATGATCTGAATAAAGAACTCATGTCCTTGGAAAACTCTGACGCGATGAAGAGTTTAACTCAAGATTTTACCGTCAAAGAC GAGCCACATGATAAATATGCAATGTATATGGATGATTTGGCGTCGGATCGTCGTGGTCGTCCTACTGATAGAACAAAGACACCTGAAGAAATTGCCCAGGAAGAGCGTGAAAAGTTGGAGGAACTTGAG GAAAAACGTAAGAAGAGGATGCAAGAAACTGATGATTTGAGCGACGAAGATGAGGAAACTGGTGGTGAGGAATCATCGAAGAGGCTAAGAGTCATCTCTGGCGATGATCTTGGTGATTCCTTCTCAGTTGATGCGGAGCAGCCTAAAAAGGGATGGATTGATGAAGTTCTTGAACGAGAGGGTGATGATGAGGATTCAGAAAGtgaaggagaggaagaagatgatgatgatgatgatgaggagtcAGATGGGGGTGATGAGAAACAGAGAAAGGGTCATCCTTTAAAGGACTGGGAACAAAGTGATGATGAGCTAGAGGCAGAGCTGgaaggtgatgatgatgatgatgaagatgatgatgaagaagaagatgatgatgatgaagaagaagaagcggaGCCAATAGTGCACAAAAAGTCAAAGAAAGACTCTTCTGCTCCAACTAAAGGAAAAGGGTCATCTGGAACAGTGAAACAATCAACCAACATGAAGAAATTGAGTTCAACGCAACATGATATTCCTTACGTGATTCATGCTCCAAAGAGTTTCGAGGAATTAATTGCTCTAGTGGAAGATCGATCTAATGCAGATGTTGTTACAATTGTAAACCGTATCCGGACAACAGATTCAATTAAGCTTGCAGCTGAAAACAGGAAAAAAATGCAG GTCTTTTATGGTATTCTCCTGCAGTATTTTGCCGTTCTTGCAAACAAGAAGCCATTGAACATTGAGCTACTAAACATGCTTGTCAAACCTTTGATCGAGATGAGCGGGGAGATTCCCTACTTTGCTGCAATCTGTGCTCGACAACGGCTTCTGAAGACCCGTGCACAATTTTGCGAGGCTATCAAGAATCCAG AGGATGGATGCTGGCCTTCCTTAAAAACCTTGTTTCTCTTGAGGCTTTGGTCCATGATTTTTCCGTGCTCTGACTATCGTCATGCTGTGATGACCCCTTCGATATTGTTGATGTGTGAATATCTCATGCGCTGCCCCATCTCCTCTGGTCGTGATATTGCCATAGGTTCCTTCTTGTGCTCCATTGTTCTCTTG GTTGCTAAACAATCCAAAAAGTTTTGCCCTGAAGCCATACTATTTATCCGGACTCTTCTGATGGCTGCTTCAGACAAAAATTTACCACCATCTGAAGAATCTGAG TTTTATCATTTCATGGAGTTAAAAACGCTGACTCCATTCCTGTGCATACAAGACGACGTAAAGGAGGTTGTGCCATTAAACTTCTTAAAGATAATGGATCAGCCTGCAGACTCTCCATATTTCAGCTCTGATGAATTCAG AGCAAGCATCCTTTCAAGTGTGGTGGAGACTCTCAGAGGGTTTGTGGAGATAAATGGAGGTTTGAGTTCCTTTCCAGAGATGTTCATGCCCATCTCAACTTTACTACACCAAGTTGGGAATCAAGAAAAGATCCCACAGACTCTTAGGGAGAAGTTAGAGGATGCCGCAGAGCTAATCGAAAAGAAAACTGAGGAGCATCAGAAGCAACGCAAACCACTCGCTATGCGTAAGCAAAAGCCAGTGGCCATCAGAATGGTCAATCCCAAATTTGAAGAGAA CTTTGCCAAAGGCAGGGATTACGATCCAGACAAGTACCGTTCAGACATGAAAaagttgaagaagaagctaaATGAGGAAAGGAAAGGAGTAGTGCGAGAGCTGCGCAAAGACAGCTACTTCATGAGCGATGTGAAAGCAAAAGAAAAGGCTGTGCATGAGCAAGAGAGGGCAGAGAAACATGGCAAGAATCTGGCTTTccttcaagaacaagaacatgCCTTCAAGTCTGGACAACTTGGTAAAGGCAAAGGCAACAAGAAGAGAAAGCGTTAG
- the LOC103852550 gene encoding uncharacterized protein LOC103852550 — MTSSSNCFFLVSLVVLLLFFLGSTLTMASTKDIDSICNDSFVHNHNKTLCLQTLTAYPPAVSATNMVNLVKVTVDLVRTQAKKRAGFVAGLEKEPTFNKTMCYESYISIVDNFRSAQLEIEDNDAQTASYDIMVSFDQTKIVKDQVGKNTDKASKRLMEMTLVMEDFIAIAVGAINRI, encoded by the exons ATGACTTCTTcctctaattgtttttttcttgtttcactGGTAGTCTTGTTACTATTTTTCTTAGGATCTACTTTGACCATGGCCTCAACAAAAGACATTGATTCCATATGCAATGATTCTTTTGTCCATAACCATAACAAAACATTATGCCTGCAAACGCTCACAGCGTATCCTCCCGCCGTCTCTGCAACTAACATG gtcAATCTTGTAAAAGTCACAGTCGATCTTGTAAGGACACAAGCTAAAAAAAGGGCAGGTTTCGTTGCCGGATTGGAAAAAGAGCCTACATTTAATAAAACGATGTGCTATGAATCATATATCTCAATAGTGGATAATTTTAGAAGTGCTCAATTAGAAATTGAGGATAACGATGCGCAGACTGCAAGCTATGATATCATGGTTAGTTTTGACCAAACAAAAATCGTGAAGGATCAAGTCGGAAAGAACACAGACAAGGCCTCAAAGAGGCTTATGGAGATGACATTGGTCATGGAGGATTTCATTGCTATAGCTGTTGGAGCCATCAACAGAATATGA
- the LOC103852552 gene encoding floral homeotic protein APETALA 1 A, with the protein MGRGRVQLKRIENKINRQVTFSKRRAGLLKKAHEISVLCDAEVALVVFSHKGKLFEYSTDSCMEKILERYERYSYAERQLIAPESDVNTNWSMEYNRLKAKIDLLERNQRHYLGEDLQAMSSKELQNLEQQLDTALKHIRSRKNQLMYDSINELQRKEKAIHEQNSMLSKEIKEREKILRAQQEQWDQQNHGHNVPPPPPPQQHQIQHPYMLSHQPSPFLNMGGLYQEEDSMAMRRNDLDLSLEPVYNCNLGCFAS; encoded by the exons ATGGGAAGGGGTAGGGTTCAATTGAAGAGGATAGAGAATAAGATCAATAGACAAGTGACATTCTCGAAAAGAAGAGCTGGTCTTCTGAAGAAAGCTCACGAGATCTCTGTTCTATGTGATGCTGAAGTTGCCCTTGTTGTCTTCTCCCATAAGGGGAAACTCTTTGAATACTCCACTGATTCTTG TATGGAGAAGATACTTGAACGCTATGAGAGATACTCTTACGCAGAGAGACAGCTTATTGCACCTGAGTCCGACGTCAAT ACGAACTGGTCGATGGAGTATAACAGGCTTAAGGCTAAGATTGACCTTTTGGAGAGAAACCAGAG ACACTATCTTGGGGAAGACTTGCAAGCGATGAGCTCTAAGGAGCTCCAGAATCTGGAGCAGCAGCTTGACACAGCTCTTAAGCACATCCGCTCTAGAAAG AACCAACTTATGTACGACTCCATCAATGAGCTCCAAAGAAAG GAGAAGGCCATACATGAGCAAAACAGCATGCTTTCCAAAGAG ATCAAGGAAAGGGAAAAGATTCTTCGGGCACAACAAGAGCAATGGGACCAGCAAAACCATGGCCACAAtgtgcctcctcctcctcccccgCAGCAGCATCAAATCCAGCATCCATACATGCTCTCTCATCAGCCATCTCCTTTTCTCAATATGGG TGGCCTGTATCAAGAAGAAGATTCAATGGCAATGAGGAGGAACGACCTTGATCTGTCTCTTGAACCCGTTTACAACTGTAACCTTGGCTGCTTTGCCTCATGA